In Methanofollis aquaemaris, the genomic window TTGAGGTGCCAGTCCTTAATCTCCCCCATCTTCCGGTCGCACTCGGAGCAGACCGACTTCTTCGAGAGTACGGTCTTGTCCCCGGCGACGAGGGCGGGAAGGATGGTCTTGAGGAACTGCTCTTTGGGCGGGCACCCGGTGATGTAGTAGTCTACTTTCACCAGGTCGCCAACGGCAAAGGCCCGGTACAGGAAGGACGGGACGTCGGTGGGGACGATATTGTCTTTGGCCGCGCTCTCCACGCCCTGGTAGACATAGTTGAAGAGGTCTTCCTGTTTGCCGATCATGGAGAGGCCCGAGACCCCGCCGTAGCAGGCACAGGTGCCGAAGGCGATGAGAATCTTCGATCGTTTTCTGAGGAGGTTCAGTCGTTCCTGGTTCTCCTCGTTCCTGACCGCACCGGTGACGAAGGCGATGTCGATCCCTTCGGGGGGTTCTTTGGCGTCCATGATCACCGGGGAGTAGACGATCTCGGCCTCGGAGACGAGGTCGAGGAGGGCCTCGTGGAGGTCGAGAACCGAGATGGTACAGCCGGAACAACCGGCAAGTTCTTCGATTGCAATCTTCACGCTCATGTCATCACTTCAGGATCAATTTCTTCAGACAGGCGTTCGGGCCGGTGTGTACGATCTCGAGTTTCGCACGCCGACCGGTGATCTCCTCGATCGCACCGACGACATAGCCGTACAGTGTCTGGCAGAGGGGGCCGCCCTGTTCCATGCCGTTGCATCTGAGGGTCTGGCGGACGATGCAATCGTGGAAGACCAGGAAGATGAAGGTCTCTCCGTTCTCGGTGACCACGTAGTCCTCTTTGTCTGCAGGTTTCCAGAGTTCGAAGGTGTACTGGCCGTGGAGGATGTACGAGAGTTCGCGCAGCGCCTCCTCGACGTCTTCGATCTTTCTGAAGTACTTCGCTGTCTCGTGGCCGAACTTCTTGCCGGCCCTGAAGGTGACCGCGTTCGCTCCCCTCCCCGAGATCTCCTGGAGCGACTTGATGATCAAGCCGTTCATTCTCATGACGCCGTGGAGGGTCGGTTCAAACTCTTTTGCCGAAGGGGCACAGGAGATGGGGACATCTTCGGCTCTGAAGACCGAACCGGTCTTGAATTGTTTGTTTATCTCTTCGATACTTTCTGTCATCAGATCACCCGGTTGAGCATCTCGCAGACGCGAAGGTCGACATAATGCCGTTTCGATGGGTAGACCCCTCGATGCTCCAGCGCCTGGGCAGGACATATCTCATGACACGAGAGGCACCCCATGCAGTTCTCCGGGCGGACCGGGACACTGGTGCCGCCCTGGAGTTCAAAGACTCGCATGGGACAGTCTTTCACGCAGAGGCCGCAGCCATTGCATGCCGATGAGTCAACGGATATTTCTATCACACACACCACCAAACATAATTGCAGGACGATACAATTTACCGACTCAACAATATTAAAATCTATTGAAAATAGTTAGGCTTAAAAACAGTGCCAATAATAAGAATAAAGCACCATGATCCTTTCCCTCCTCTTTGCCTCGGCCGCAGTCGGGATCACCCTGCTCTATGCATCGGTCCTCGACCACCGCGAACGGCGGGTACCCTTCAGGACCTGGTATCCCATGCTCGCCGTCGCGTTCCCCTCGGCACTCTTTTTTTATGCCGGTTTGCTCATCGGTGGGAATATGGGAACGGCCATCTACTTCGCCGCGCTCTCCCTGATCTTTTCAGCGGTCTTCTACGCCTTCGGGAGTCTCCACCTCTTCGGTGGCGCCGACGCGTGGGCCCTGATCTTTCTCTCGGCCTGTATCCCCGCGTTTCCACTCGAACCCCTCTACGGGATGCCGCCGCTTGGATTCTTCCCCTTCACCGTCCTGACCAACGCCCTCATCCTCAACCTCGCAGCGCCGGCCCTCCTCTTCGCGAGGAACGTGGTCAACCGGGACTTCGCCCCCTTCCCGTACATGTTTCTCGGCTACCCGGTAGACGGGGAGCGGATCAGGGATCATTACGGGTTCGTAATGGAAGAGATCGAAGAGGGCGACGACGGCACGCTCTCCCGTCGGTTCATGCGGATCAGAGACTCGCTGCGCCGGACCGTGAAGGGGGGCGAGCGCAGGATGTACACAAAGGATCTGCGCGAACATCCTGAGCGCTACAGAAAAGAACTCTCTCTTTACAAACAGGCCCGGACAGTCTGGATCAGTTACGCCGTCCCCTTCATCATCCCGATCACTGCAGGTTTCCTCACCGCGCTGTTTATTGGCGATCTGCTCTATATGATCATGAGGATGCTTATAGGGGCCTGAAGGAGATGGAACTGAATTATACCGGCGGCCTGGTCCCGGTCATCGTCCAGGACGCGAAAAGTCGCGAGGTGCTGATGCTCGCCTACGCAAACGACGAGGCGGTGCAACTCACCCTGGAAACGGGGTTTGCTCACTACTGGTCCCGCAGCAGGGGCAAAATATGGAAGAAAGGCGAGGAGAGCGGGAATGTCCAGCGAGTCCGGGAAGTACGGGCCGACTGCGATGCGGACACTCTCCTCTACCTCGTTGAGCAGAAAGGAGCGGCCTGCCATACCGGGCATTATTCCTGTTTTTATCGCTGTATCAACGGAGAAGAGATCGCCCCCCCCCTCTTCGATCCGTCAGAAGTATATCCTAATAAGGGATAAACACACGTAAACTATGGTGAATTTTTTATGAAAATAGTGCCTGATACCAGTGTCGTTATAGACGGACGCATCACCTCCATGATAAAGGCCGGCGAATATACAGGTGCGACAATAATCATCCCCGAAGCAGTCGTCGCAGAACTCGAGGCCCAGGCCAACCAGGGGCGCGAGATCGGGTTTTCCGGGCTTACCGAACTGCAAGAACTCTCCAGGATGGCGAACGAAGGGACAATCGAACTGCGGTACGTGGGCGAACGCCCCAACCTCAACCAGGTCAAACTCGCCAGCGGCGGCGAGATCGACGCCCTGATCAGGAATGTCGCCATCGAGTACGACGCAAAGTTCATCACCAGCGATGTGGTCCAGTCCGAAGTGGCGAAGGCCAAGGGAATCGATGTCCTCTATCTCAGACCCCAGACCGGGGAAGCGACCCCTCTTCTTATCGATCAATACTTCGACGAGGACACGATCGCGGTGTACCTTAAGGAACGGGTACCCCCGATGGCAAAGAAGGGGACGCCCGAGGCGATGCACCTGGTGCAACTGCGCGATAACCCGATGAACGAGTACGAACTCCGCACGATGGCGCAGGAGATCCTCGAACGGGCCAAGCGCGATCCCGACGGTTTCATCGAGATCGAACGCCGGGGGATCACAGTCGTCCAGATCGGCTCGATCAGGATGGCCATCGCCCGTCGGCCCTTCTCCGACGGGATGGAGATCACGGCGGTCAGGCCGATCCGGGACGTAGCCCTGGAGCAGTACGCCATGGCCGGGCTGATCAAGGAGCGGGTCAGGGACACGCGTCGCGGGGTGCTGATCGCAGGGCCGCCCGGCGCCGGAAAGAGCACCCTCGCCCAGAGCATCGCAACCTATCTCTCAGACGAGGACTTCATTGTCAAGACGATGGAGGCGCCGCGCGATCTCCAGGTGCCGGACAATATCACGCAGTACACCGCCCTCGAAGGGAGTATGGAGAACACCGCCGAGGTGCTCCTCCTGGTCAGGCCCGATTACGTGGTCTTCGACGAACTCCGCAAGAACGAGGACTTCAGGGTCTTTGCCGACATGCGGCTTGCCGGTGTCGGGATGGTCGGGGTGATCCACGCCATGCAGGTGCAGGACGCTCTGCAGCGGTTCTTCGAGCGGATCGACTCGAGTGTCCTCTCCCAGATCGTGAACACCATCATCTTCGTGGACAACGGGAAGATCACCCAGGTCTTTGATGTCGACTTTGCGATCAAGGTGCCCGAGGGTATGAACCCCGACCTGCATATCCGTCCGGTGACGACCGTGCGCGATTCCCTATCCGGCGAGATCGTCTTTGAGGTCTTCAAGTATGAGGGCGAGACGGTTGTGGTGCCGTTCCATGGCACACCCCGCCCCCGCCCCCACCCTCGCCCTGTGGAACCGCAGCGGCCCAGGCCGGCAGTTGTCGAGAGGGCACCCCCACAGCCGGAGGTCGAGAGAGAGACCGAGGAACCGACAAAGGAGGCAGCCGAGGAGAAGATCAGACACGAACTCGGACGCTACACGGTCGGACAGGTGGATGTCTTCATGAAGAGCGACTCCAAGGCGGTTGCCTATATCGAAGATAAGGATGTCCCCGCAGCAATCGGGCGCGGCGGGAAGAATATCGCTGCGATCGTCAACAAACTCGGGGTCGGGATCGATATCAGGCCCAGGTCCGAACTCCCGAAGACGAACGAGGTCGAGGCTGAGGCCGAAGAACTTGAGGCGAGCGAGGGGCTTCGTCTCCGTGTCGAAAAGAGACACCTGACGCTCGTCGCCCCCGAACACAAAGAGGCGATCGTGGACGTCTTCGCCGGGAAAGAATATCTCTTCACGGCGACGGTGAACGAGAAGGGTGAGATCGATCTTGCAAAGAGCAGCAGCATCGCGCAGGAGTTGATTCGCAGATACAACGACCATGAGATCATCAGACTGAGAGCAGTATAAGTGAAGTTCAGGAGTGACAATTCGTGGCAGAATGGGACATACAGAAACTGGAAGAGAAGTATCGTGATGTCTGGCCGGCGACCTTCGAAGCCGACCCTGACGAGAAGGATAAGTTCTACCTGAACGTCGCCTTTCCCTATCCGAGCGGGGCGATGCATGTCGGGCACGGCCGGACCTATATCGTCCCCGATGTGGTCGCACGGTTCTGGAGGATGCAGGACAAGAACGTCCTCTTCCCGATGGCGTTCCATGTCACGGGAACGCCGGTGATCGGGATCTCCAAGCGGATCGCAAAGGGCGATCCCGACACGGTGCGGCTGTACCGCGATCTCTACCAGGTGCCTGAGGATGTGCTGGCAAAGTTCGACGACCCCATGACGATTGTCCGGTACTTTGCCGGGGACTACGAGCGGATCATGCGCCGGTGCGGGTTGTCCATCGACTGGCGGCGCCGGTTCATCACGGTGGACCCGCAGTACTCGAAGTACATCGAGTGGCAGTATGCCCACCTCAAGGAGGGCGAGCATGTGGTCAAGGGCGTCCACCCGGTGAAGTACTGTCCGTCGTGCGACAACCCGGTCGGCGACCACGATCTCCTGGAGGGCGAGAAGGCCGAGATCATGAAGTTCACCCTCATCCTCTTCGAGTGGCAGGGTGCGAAGATCCCGTGCGCCACGCTCAGGCCCGAGACGATCTACGGCGTCACGAACCTCTGGGCCAACCCCGAGGTCATGTACCTGCGGGCAAAGGTCGACGGCGAGGCGTGGGTGCTCTCCCGCGAGGCGGCGTACAAACTGGAGATGCAGGACCACACGATCGAAGTGACCGGCGAGGTGTCGGGCGCGGAGATCGTGGGATCGACGGCGTCCCAC contains:
- a CDS encoding NADH-quinone oxidoreductase subunit B family protein; the encoded protein is MSVKIAIEELAGCSGCTISVLDLHEALLDLVSEAEIVYSPVIMDAKEPPEGIDIAFVTGAVRNEENQERLNLLRKRSKILIAFGTCACYGGVSGLSMIGKQEDLFNYVYQGVESAAKDNIVPTDVPSFLYRAFAVGDLVKVDYYITGCPPKEQFLKTILPALVAGDKTVLSKKSVCSECDRKMGEIKDWHLKRRYEGVPEPDTCLLGQGYLCLGPVTFGRCGASCPRNNVPCHGCNGPSLDILREPCRDIYNMMVRRIADLTDLPEKEVEKQLYDVAHTMYPFTVGSLVMEDKDISKIRDLVKGGAQ
- a CDS encoding hydrocarbon binding protein (contains V4R domain), with the protein product MTESIEEINKQFKTGSVFRAEDVPISCAPSAKEFEPTLHGVMRMNGLIIKSLQEISGRGANAVTFRAGKKFGHETAKYFRKIEDVEEALRELSYILHGQYTFELWKPADKEDYVVTENGETFIFLVFHDCIVRQTLRCNGMEQGGPLCQTLYGYVVGAIEEITGRRAKLEIVHTGPNACLKKLILK
- a CDS encoding 4Fe-4S dicluster domain-containing protein, translated to MVCVIEISVDSSACNGCGLCVKDCPMRVFELQGGTSVPVRPENCMGCLSCHEICPAQALEHRGVYPSKRHYVDLRVCEMLNRVI
- a CDS encoding A24 family peptidase C-terminal domain-containing protein — encoded protein: MILSLLFASAAVGITLLYASVLDHRERRVPFRTWYPMLAVAFPSALFFYAGLLIGGNMGTAIYFAALSLIFSAVFYAFGSLHLFGGADAWALIFLSACIPAFPLEPLYGMPPLGFFPFTVLTNALILNLAAPALLFARNVVNRDFAPFPYMFLGYPVDGERIRDHYGFVMEEIEEGDDGTLSRRFMRIRDSLRRTVKGGERRMYTKDLREHPERYRKELSLYKQARTVWISYAVPFIIPITAGFLTALFIGDLLYMIMRMLIGA
- the hisI gene encoding phosphoribosyl-AMP cyclohydrolase, encoding MELNYTGGLVPVIVQDAKSREVLMLAYANDEAVQLTLETGFAHYWSRSRGKIWKKGEESGNVQRVREVRADCDADTLLYLVEQKGAACHTGHYSCFYRCINGEEIAPPLFDPSEVYPNKG
- a CDS encoding PINc/VapC family ATPase, which encodes MKIVPDTSVVIDGRITSMIKAGEYTGATIIIPEAVVAELEAQANQGREIGFSGLTELQELSRMANEGTIELRYVGERPNLNQVKLASGGEIDALIRNVAIEYDAKFITSDVVQSEVAKAKGIDVLYLRPQTGEATPLLIDQYFDEDTIAVYLKERVPPMAKKGTPEAMHLVQLRDNPMNEYELRTMAQEILERAKRDPDGFIEIERRGITVVQIGSIRMAIARRPFSDGMEITAVRPIRDVALEQYAMAGLIKERVRDTRRGVLIAGPPGAGKSTLAQSIATYLSDEDFIVKTMEAPRDLQVPDNITQYTALEGSMENTAEVLLLVRPDYVVFDELRKNEDFRVFADMRLAGVGMVGVIHAMQVQDALQRFFERIDSSVLSQIVNTIIFVDNGKITQVFDVDFAIKVPEGMNPDLHIRPVTTVRDSLSGEIVFEVFKYEGETVVVPFHGTPRPRPHPRPVEPQRPRPAVVERAPPQPEVERETEEPTKEAAEEKIRHELGRYTVGQVDVFMKSDSKAVAYIEDKDVPAAIGRGGKNIAAIVNKLGVGIDIRPRSELPKTNEVEAEAEELEASEGLRLRVEKRHLTLVAPEHKEAIVDVFAGKEYLFTATVNEKGEIDLAKSSSIAQELIRRYNDHEIIRLRAV